In Patescibacteria group bacterium, the following are encoded in one genomic region:
- a CDS encoding glycosyltransferase family 2 protein, whose translation MRADQIKNRKDRTIYRLLEILPGFLSWGVLLGSTILSFVEPVWVAIFIICFDVYWLIKVLYLAVYLLVSYRRLKKNEKEPWLKNCNKIKVTDLPSSSDSGRQSRPKFEEIHHLVIIPMVFEDVDIVRQTFQALINSNYPKDKMIVVLATEERAGVWAEKVADQIRGEFGDKFFHFAVTKHPDNIVGELKGKGSNETWAAKEIRKFIDEKGFTYESVITSVFDVDTCVHPEYFGILTYKFLTVEDHLHASFQPVPMFFNNLWDSPALMRIVAMSTTFWMLMEQGRPEKLYTFSSHSMNFKTLVEVGYWETDVVSEDSRIFWQCFNFYNGNYRCEPLLIPVYMDTVLAGTFWQSVVNQYKQQRRWAYGAENIPYVLTRFAKNKKMSFFKKIDHGFWVVEGMLSWATNSIIIFLAGWLPLFVGGEAFSKSLLAQNLPYVTQILMTLAMLGMIVSATLSMFMLPPRPKRHGQHKILFMLLQWILLPISTICLGSFPALDAQTRLMFGKYMGFWVTEKARKRDDDVKKQN comes from the coding sequence ATGCGGGCAGATCAAATTAAGAATAGAAAAGATAGAACTATTTATAGATTACTGGAAATATTGCCGGGCTTTTTGTCTTGGGGAGTTTTATTAGGAAGTACTATCTTGTCTTTTGTTGAGCCTGTTTGGGTAGCAATTTTTATTATTTGTTTTGATGTCTATTGGTTAATAAAAGTACTTTATTTAGCAGTATATTTATTGGTTTCTTATCGCAGATTAAAAAAGAATGAAAAAGAGCCATGGCTTAAAAATTGTAATAAAATTAAAGTTACAGATCTACCTTCGTCTTCTGACTCCGGTAGACAAAGCAGGCCGAAATTTGAAGAGATTCATCATTTGGTAATTATACCGATGGTTTTTGAAGATGTTGATATTGTAAGACAGACTTTTCAAGCATTAATTAATTCTAATTATCCGAAAGATAAAATGATTGTTGTTTTAGCAACTGAAGAAAGAGCTGGAGTTTGGGCAGAAAAAGTTGCTGATCAAATTCGTGGTGAGTTTGGTGATAAATTTTTTCATTTTGCAGTGACTAAGCATCCTGATAATATTGTTGGCGAATTAAAGGGTAAGGGCTCTAATGAAACTTGGGCAGCAAAAGAAATTAGGAAATTTATTGATGAAAAAGGATTTACATACGAAAGCGTTATTACTTCAGTTTTTGATGTTGATACTTGTGTTCATCCTGAATATTTTGGTATATTAACTTATAAATTTTTGACTGTCGAAGATCATTTGCATGCTTCTTTTCAGCCTGTGCCGATGTTTTTTAATAATCTTTGGGATTCTCCAGCTTTAATGAGAATTGTGGCAATGAGCACGACTTTTTGGATGTTAATGGAACAAGGTAGGCCAGAGAAATTATATACGTTTTCTAGCCATAGCATGAATTTTAAAACTCTTGTTGAAGTTGGTTATTGGGAGACTGATGTTGTTTCTGAAGATTCAAGAATTTTTTGGCAATGCTTTAATTTTTATAATGGCAATTATCGTTGTGAGCCTTTGTTGATTCCTGTTTATATGGATACTGTTTTGGCTGGAACTTTTTGGCAAAGTGTAGTTAATCAATACAAGCAACAGCGAAGATGGGCTTATGGAGCAGAAAATATTCCTTATGTATTAACGAGATTCGCAAAGAATAAAAAGATGTCTTTTTTTAAAAAGATTGATCATGGTTTTTGGGTAGTTGAAGGCATGCTTTCTTGGGCAACAAATTCAATAATAATTTTCTTGGCTGGCTGGTTGCCTTTGTTTGTTGGCGGAGAAGCTTTTTCAAAATCTTTATTAGCACAAAATTTGCCATATGTAACGCAGATATTAATGACATTAGCAATGTTGGGAATGATTGTTTCAGCAACTTTAAGTATGTTCATGTTGCCACCAAGACCAAAAAGACATGGTCAGCACAAAATATTGTTTATGCTTTTGCAATGGATCTTATTGCCTATTTCAACAATTTGCTTAGGTTCTTTTCCGGCATTAGATGCGCAAACAAGATTAATGTTTGGAAAATATATGGGATTTTGGGTGACTGAGAAGGCGAGGAAGCGCGACGATGATGTTAAAAAACAAAATTAA
- a CDS encoding amidohydrolase family protein: MFDIIIKNGTIVDGTGKEKYQADIGINRDTISEIGNLENAKALKQIDAKGFFVCPGFVDVLNHSDSYFKIFSNPTLDSLALQGITTIIGGNCGASLAPLASSFTMSDLNKRMGFKANVITNPSKSETLLKSMRKWIDVSGININWSTLDEFLDVLGTQGISLNFGTLIGHSSMRRNLVGERISDLTSDEMTFFKEMIADSMQQGALGMSCGLSFSHENFVETSELLDLASVLHDSDSIMAFHLRNESGKIIESVAEVIEIAKRSGVRIEISHFKINGKENWNKINEAFSLIEKANEKGLEINFDFYPYDFGWTVFYQFLPSSLYIGGREKMLKRLMDEKEKPEILKSLQKISARVSEMIIAYSPFNKSFVGRSFTDIAQSQGISLEEAIMMALIGSRGHLICFDKNLDEKNIVRQIKHPLGILSSDGSGFYEEESRNGQLVHPRCFGAFTRFLGKYIREGKFLEWEKAIQKITSMPALKYGINNRGFLQAGLKADITIFDPNKIAGLATIDNPFQYSRGVKYVLVNGKFVVNDSKHTKELAGEIIRK; the protein is encoded by the coding sequence ATGTTTGATATTATTATTAAAAATGGCACAATTGTCGATGGTACTGGCAAAGAAAAATATCAGGCTGATATTGGAATTAATCGAGATACAATTTCAGAAATTGGAAATTTAGAAAATGCCAAAGCTTTAAAACAAATTGATGCTAAAGGTTTTTTTGTTTGTCCTGGATTTGTTGATGTCTTAAATCATTCTGACAGCTATTTTAAAATTTTTTCAAATCCGACTTTAGATAGTTTGGCTTTGCAAGGAATTACAACTATAATTGGAGGAAATTGTGGAGCATCTTTGGCACCTTTGGCTTCTAGTTTTACAATGTCTGATTTAAATAAGAGAATGGGTTTTAAAGCAAATGTAATCACAAATCCATCAAAAAGTGAGACATTATTAAAGTCAATGAGAAAATGGATTGATGTTTCAGGTATTAATATTAATTGGTCTACTTTGGATGAGTTTCTAGATGTTTTAGGCACTCAAGGAATTTCTTTAAATTTTGGGACTTTGATTGGTCATAGTTCAATGAGGCGAAATTTAGTTGGTGAGAGAATTTCTGATTTAACTTCTGACGAGATGACTTTTTTTAAAGAAATGATTGCTGATTCAATGCAACAAGGCGCTTTGGGAATGTCTTGCGGACTTTCTTTTAGCCATGAAAATTTTGTTGAAACAAGCGAGCTTTTAGATTTAGCTTCTGTTTTGCATGATAGTGATTCGATAATGGCTTTTCATCTGAGAAATGAATCAGGAAAAATTATTGAATCAGTGGCTGAAGTGATTGAAATTGCAAAAAGAAGCGGAGTGCGAATTGAAATTTCTCATTTCAAAATTAATGGCAAGGAAAACTGGAATAAAATTAATGAAGCCTTTTCTTTAATTGAAAAAGCTAATGAAAAAGGATTGGAAATTAATTTTGATTTTTATCCTTATGATTTTGGATGGACAGTTTTTTATCAATTTTTGCCAAGCTCATTATATATCGGTGGCAGAGAAAAAATGTTAAAAAGATTAATGGATGAAAAAGAAAAGCCAGAAATTTTGAAATCTCTCCAAAAAATTTCAGCAAGAGTTTCAGAAATGATAATTGCTTATAGCCCATTTAATAAATCTTTTGTTGGCAGGAGTTTTACTGATATTGCCCAATCTCAAGGTATTAGTTTGGAAGAAGCAATTATGATGGCGCTGATTGGCTCTCGCGGACATTTGATTTGTTTTGATAAAAATTTAGATGAAAAGAATATTGTAAGACAAATTAAACATCCATTAGGAATTTTATCATCTGATGGAAGCGGTTTTTATGAAGAAGAAAGTAGAAATGGACAATTAGTTCACCCTAGATGTTTCGGTGCTTTTACGCGTTTTCTAGGAAAATATATTAGAGAAGGAAAATTCTTGGAATGGGAAAAAGCAATTCAAAAAATTACTTCAATGCCAGCTTTAAAATATGGAATCAATAATCGTGGTTTTTTGCAAGCTGGATTAAAAGCTGATATTACAATTTTTGATCCAAATAAAATTGCTGGTTTAGCAACAATTGATAATCCATTTCAATATTCTCGTGGTGTAAAATATGTTTTGGTAAACGGAAAGTTTGTTGTTAATGATTCTAAGCATACAAAAGAACTTGCTGGAGAAATAATTAGAAAATAA
- the pgeF gene encoding peptidoglycan editing factor PgeF — protein MQKVVSQKLSKHNNLIQGLAIGDFGHLKFGDDGSENNIEKVVENRKKYFDIFGIDLKKVVMQNQVHGTHISLVSKKDCGKGVFSPDSYIDNSDGLVTKDKNVFLVCYTADCLPVTFFDPKLKICGIAHSGWKGTLGNISGKMIGEFKKMGSNVLDIIVYIGPAIGKCCYEVSEAKDDRIKLFENLAKEFKADNFVVKENDKIYLDLKRIVKTELLDSGVKNENIEISKICTSCDDKFPSYHRDKDFKSDLLSVIGMK, from the coding sequence ATGCAGAAAGTTGTATCTCAAAAATTAAGTAAACATAATAATTTGATTCAAGGCTTGGCTATTGGTGATTTTGGGCATTTAAAATTTGGAGATGATGGGAGTGAAAATAATATTGAAAAAGTTGTTGAAAATAGAAAAAAATATTTTGATATTTTTGGGATTGATTTGAAAAAAGTTGTAATGCAAAATCAAGTTCATGGAACACATATTTCTTTAGTTTCAAAAAAAGATTGTGGGAAAGGAGTTTTTAGTCCGGATTCTTATATTGATAATAGCGATGGCTTAGTTACAAAAGATAAAAATGTATTTTTAGTTTGCTATACTGCTGATTGTTTGCCAGTAACTTTTTTTGATCCAAAATTAAAAATTTGTGGAATTGCTCATTCTGGCTGGAAAGGAACTTTGGGAAATATTTCTGGTAAAATGATTGGTGAATTTAAGAAAATGGGTAGTAATGTTTTAGACATTATTGTTTATATCGGTCCAGCAATTGGTAAATGCTGTTACGAAGTAAGTGAAGCAAAAGATGACAGGATTAAACTTTTTGAAAATTTGGCGAAAGAATTTAAAGCTGATAATTTTGTCGTAAAAGAAAATGATAAAATTTATTTGGATTTAAAAAGGATAGTAAAAACGGAATTGTTGGATTCTGGTGTTAAAAATGAAAACATTGAGATTTCAAAAATTTGTACAAGTTGTGATGATAAATTTCCGTCATATCATAGAGATAAAGATTTTAAGTCTGATTTGTTAAGCGTAATAGGTATGAAATAG
- the murD gene encoding UDP-N-acetylmuramoyl-L-alanine--D-glutamate ligase yields MTIEDLKKKNIHVLGVSGAEGSAVLEFLADNGVKNITAHDFCDQDKFKESFFSFHDKMTKKEKEETYNEIIRLRQGSGGQGKVKFNYKDTYLDQIEKADLIFVPQSWFRYAQNDLLNQHKGKIEFSNITKLYFQFCKGKIIAITGTSGKSTTSALVNDIMKRGYKLGKVYFTGNDRENVQILKNIFEIKENDILVVEVSNRQLMIDLKKSPYIGIITNISPNHMDDHKTFTDYITTKRSLIRYQKKGDFAILNFDNDITKDIGLDIDSTVYYFSRKGRVDRGAYVKFNEIIIQDFERERKICSVLDLKIPGPHNIENALAASLAGYLMKINTKDIREALLNFKGIKSRLELVREVDGVSYIEDSSACNPDGTAVAVSSFKKPMILIAGGSRKKPYPGEFDRMADSIINSKVKIVFLIGERAETIKLALKNSSIRFQKTSPIIKISENLEDAVISANKSAKRGDIVILSPGCESFGLFIDYRDRARQFKKLVKSL; encoded by the coding sequence ATGACAATAGAAGATCTAAAAAAGAAAAATATTCATGTCTTAGGCGTTTCTGGAGCTGAAGGAAGCGCGGTTTTGGAATTTTTGGCTGATAATGGAGTTAAAAATATTACTGCTCATGATTTTTGCGATCAAGATAAATTTAAAGAAAGTTTTTTTTCTTTTCATGACAAAATGACAAAAAAAGAAAAAGAAGAAACATATAATGAGATTATCCGCCTTCGCCAAGGCTCCGGCGGACAAGGAAAGGTTAAGTTTAATTATAAAGATACTTATCTTGACCAAATTGAAAAGGCAGATTTGATTTTTGTGCCTCAATCTTGGTTTAGATATGCGCAAAATGATTTATTGAACCAGCATAAAGGAAAAATCGAATTTTCTAATATTACAAAATTATATTTTCAATTTTGCAAAGGCAAAATAATTGCAATAACTGGAACATCTGGAAAATCAACGACTTCAGCATTAGTAAATGATATAATGAAGCGAGGATATAAATTAGGCAAGGTCTATTTTACTGGCAATGATCGTGAGAATGTACAGATTCTAAAAAATATTTTTGAAATTAAAGAAAATGATATTTTAGTTGTTGAAGTAAGCAACAGGCAATTAATGATTGATTTGAAAAAAAGTCCGTATATTGGCATTATTACGAATATCTCGCCGAATCACATGGATGATCATAAGACTTTTACTGATTATATTACAACAAAGAGAAGTTTGATCAGATATCAAAAAAAAGGTGATTTTGCAATTTTGAATTTTGATAATGATATTACAAAGGATATTGGCTTAGATATTGATTCAACAGTTTATTATTTTTCTAGAAAAGGCAGAGTTGATCGAGGCGCTTATGTAAAATTCAATGAAATAATAATTCAAGATTTTGAAAGAGAAAGAAAAATTTGTTCAGTTTTGGATTTAAAAATTCCTGGACCACATAACATTGAAAATGCTTTGGCAGCAAGTTTGGCTGGATATTTGATGAAAATTAATACGAAAGATATCAGAGAAGCATTGTTAAATTTTAAGGGTATAAAATCGAGATTAGAATTAGTAAGAGAAGTTGATGGCGTTTCATATATTGAAGATTCTTCAGCTTGCAATCCTGATGGGACTGCTGTTGCTGTTTCATCATTTAAAAAACCAATGATTTTAATTGCTGGAGGATCAAGGAAAAAACCATATCCAGGAGAATTCGATAGAATGGCTGATTCAATAATAAATTCAAAAGTAAAAATTGTTTTTTTGATTGGAGAGAGAGCAGAAACAATTAAATTAGCTTTAAAAAATTCGAGTATAAGATTTCAAAAAACTAGTCCAATAATTAAAATATCTGAAAATTTGGAGGATGCAGTTATTTCTGCCAATAAATCAGCAAAAAGAGGTGATATCGTAATTTTATCGCCTGGTTGTGAAAGCTTTGGTCTCTTTATTGATTATCGCGATCGAGCGAGACAGTTTAAAAAATTAGTGAAAAGTTTATAA
- the ftsW gene encoding putative lipid II flippase FtsW, producing MFILNYYKVALKQKPDYVFLVVTLILVVFGLIMLSSASVVLSYQNFANNYYYFTHQLLFGVLIGLVAMFVCYKIDYHNWKKFAALMLVLTLVLLVLVFIPGLGFEYGGAKRWVNLGPLGTIQPTEIAKLTFLLYLATWLDKRSQGIKDWKYSFAPFLFMLAVVGTLTVLQPDVGTMSVIMLMSIIVYFVAGGKLTHLGILGVGAVLMMMLLIKIAPYRMSRFTVFLNPELDPQGIGYQINQSLLAVGSGGILGRGLGKSIQKHNYLPEASGDSIFAVIAEEMGFVRIIFLLLLFLFFAYLGFRIAKRAPDMYGKLIATGITSWVILQALINISAMISLIPLTGIPLPFISYGGSAIIALLAACGIMLNISKQSLIKND from the coding sequence GTGTTTATACTAAATTATTATAAAGTGGCTTTAAAACAAAAACCAGATTATGTATTTTTAGTTGTGACTTTAATTCTTGTTGTTTTTGGATTAATTATGTTATCTTCAGCAAGTGTTGTTTTGTCGTACCAAAATTTTGCGAATAATTATTATTATTTTACACACCAACTATTATTTGGAGTACTGATTGGTTTAGTAGCGATGTTTGTTTGCTACAAAATTGATTATCATAATTGGAAAAAATTTGCAGCATTAATGTTAGTTTTAACTTTAGTCTTGTTGGTCCTAGTTTTTATTCCTGGACTTGGCTTTGAGTATGGAGGTGCAAAAAGGTGGGTTAATCTTGGTCCGTTAGGCACAATTCAGCCTACAGAAATTGCAAAATTGACTTTTCTTTTATATTTAGCAACATGGCTAGACAAAAGGTCTCAAGGTATAAAAGATTGGAAATATAGTTTTGCACCATTTTTATTTATGTTGGCTGTTGTCGGAACTTTGACAGTGTTGCAACCTGATGTTGGGACGATGTCAGTAATTATGTTGATGTCGATAATTGTTTATTTTGTGGCAGGTGGAAAATTAACGCATCTGGGAATTTTGGGAGTTGGCGCTGTTTTGATGATGATGCTTTTAATAAAAATAGCGCCATATAGAATGTCTCGTTTTACAGTATTTTTGAATCCTGAATTGGATCCACAAGGAATTGGCTATCAAATTAATCAATCTTTGCTGGCAGTTGGATCTGGTGGAATTTTGGGACGAGGTTTAGGCAAGAGTATTCAGAAACACAATTATCTCCCAGAAGCATCAGGTGATTCGATTTTTGCTGTTATTGCTGAAGAAATGGGTTTTGTGAGAATTATCTTTTTGTTATTGTTATTTTTATTTTTTGCCTATCTTGGATTTAGAATTGCGAAGAGAGCGCCAGATATGTATGGAAAATTAATTGCAACAGGAATTACATCTTGGGTGATTTTGCAAGCTTTAATTAATATTTCAGCAATGATTTCTTTAATTCCTCTAACTGGTATTCCTTTACCTTTTATATCATATGGCGGTTCGGCAATTATCGCTTTGCTGGCTGCTTGTGGGATCATGCTAAATATTTCAAAACAATCTCTAATTAAAAATGACTGA
- a CDS encoding chitobiase/beta-hexosaminidase C-terminal domain-containing protein: protein MKKIFVFGAVFIALILFCFFNFIPIKNVLASESWKAMDGGTNNEITSFAVYNNELYVGGSFTEVGGISADYIAKWNGSTWSDVGGGTDSDVLAMAVYNGELYVGGYFSVVGSVSANYIAKWDGNTWSAIGTESMDSNVYALTVFNNKLYVGGDFTTIDGVNPVLYIAYWDGNTWSAVGAGVDYDIYVLAVYNNELYAGGDFLNAGGASANYIAKWDGNTWSAIGTGTDNTVYTMAEYDGELYVGGRFDTAGGVSAAKIAKWDGNTWSVVSTGFDNTVLVLSVYNNKLYAGGYFKNAGGANANYVAKWDGDAWSGVGTGMNSYINAFVIFNNALYAGGNFEFINVLKADFVAKWDSDTADWSSVGTGMNGAIYDFVVYNAELYAAGTFSNAGGVVAHYIAKWDGNTWTALASEVNNIVYTLVVYNNELYAGGYFTQAGGGSANYIAKWDGNSWSALGTGMNQYVYTMAVYNDELYAGGTFATAGGVSVNYIAKWDGNAWSALGTGMNSYGFVNTLAVYNSELYAGGNFTTAGGISALRIAKWDGDSWSALGVAGTGMNSSVGALIVHNNELYIGGYFTTAGTVNPANRIVKWDGNNWFALGSGVEGQGGAGVSNLDIYNDQLYVAGNFTSAGGIDAFRIAKWDGNSWSAVGNGATDSVAAMTDYDGELYVGGLFYYVDGESVLHIAYTDSIVPVTTATPAGGTYDDSVSVTLASDETATTYYTIDGSTPSTSSLVYSDPIVISQDTTLKFFSADSFGNEEVVKTENYVINITPTPTPEPTPTPTPTILFNEKINLKNITLNTIYRSPIDNADLLFYRLPKQGSIKDLYIKLIRNKTKYINGFTKKNSHPGYLKLLSNIGTVDKAYYNKVDKHIKFRISIRYSKNKLNKANIKEKDLRLFIKDRDNNWRGPFTIYQNRTTHIIKFKIRNYLVKIPNTATLANENRTFAPCFYFKTIEKIKFVIAKKNALSKLSKLETVEDKNLIFE, encoded by the coding sequence ATGAAAAAAATATTTGTATTTGGAGCAGTATTTATTGCTTTAATTTTGTTTTGTTTTTTTAATTTCATACCTATTAAAAATGTATTGGCTTCGGAATCATGGAAAGCAATGGATGGTGGTACAAACAATGAAATAACTTCTTTTGCTGTTTATAATAACGAATTGTACGTTGGAGGAAGTTTTACAGAAGTTGGTGGAATTAGTGCAGATTATATTGCCAAATGGAATGGTTCAACTTGGAGTGATGTAGGGGGTGGAACGGATAGTGATGTTTTAGCAATGGCTGTTTATAATGGCGAACTTTACGTAGGTGGTTATTTTTCAGTGGTAGGAAGTGTTAGTGCTAATTATATAGCAAAATGGGATGGCAACACTTGGAGCGCTATTGGTACTGAATCGATGGATAGCAATGTGTATGCTCTTACAGTGTTCAATAATAAACTTTATGTAGGCGGAGATTTTACTACAATTGATGGGGTAAATCCTGTATTATATATTGCATATTGGGATGGTAATACTTGGAGTGCTGTTGGAGCTGGAGTAGACTATGATATTTATGTTTTGGCTGTATATAATAATGAGTTGTATGCTGGAGGAGATTTTTTGAATGCTGGTGGGGCTAGCGCAAATTATATTGCAAAATGGGATGGTAATACTTGGAGTGCTATTGGTACTGGAACTGATAATACAGTTTATACAATGGCAGAATATGATGGAGAACTTTATGTAGGCGGGAGATTTGATACAGCTGGTGGAGTGAGTGCCGCAAAAATTGCAAAGTGGGATGGCAATACTTGGAGTGTTGTTAGTACTGGTTTTGACAACACTGTACTAGTGCTTTCTGTTTATAATAATAAGCTTTATGCAGGAGGATATTTTAAAAATGCTGGTGGTGCTAATGCTAATTATGTTGCAAAATGGGATGGTGATGCTTGGAGCGGAGTCGGAACAGGTATGAATAGCTACATAAATGCATTTGTTATTTTTAACAATGCTTTATATGCTGGAGGTAATTTTGAGTTTATTAATGTTTTAAAAGCTGATTTTGTTGCAAAATGGGATAGTGATACTGCTGATTGGAGCTCAGTTGGTACAGGTATGAATGGTGCTATATATGATTTTGTTGTATATAATGCTGAGCTTTATGCAGCTGGTACTTTTTCTAATGCTGGAGGCGTAGTTGCACATTATATTGCAAAATGGGATGGTAATACGTGGACTGCATTGGCTTCAGAGGTAAATAACATTGTTTATACGTTAGTTGTTTATAATAACGAGCTTTACGCTGGTGGATATTTTACCCAAGCTGGTGGGGGTAGCGCAAATTATATTGCAAAATGGGATGGAAATTCTTGGAGTGCACTTGGAACAGGAATGAATCAATATGTATACACAATGGCTGTTTATAATGACGAGCTTTATGCTGGTGGAACTTTTGCTACCGCTGGCGGAGTTAGTGTTAACTATATTGCAAAATGGGATGGTAATGCTTGGAGTGCGCTTGGAACAGGAATGAACAGTTATGGTTTCGTAAATACTTTGGCAGTTTATAATAGTGAACTTTATGCAGGAGGAAATTTTACTACTGCAGGCGGTATTAGTGCTTTGCGTATTGCAAAATGGGACGGTGATTCCTGGAGCGCACTTGGAGTCGCGGGTACTGGGATGAATTCTTCTGTTGGTGCTTTAATCGTTCATAACAATGAACTTTATATTGGAGGTTATTTTACTACCGCTGGAACTGTTAATCCAGCTAATCGTATTGTGAAATGGGATGGTAATAATTGGTTTGCTTTAGGAAGCGGGGTAGAAGGACAAGGCGGTGCTGGGGTATCTAATCTTGATATCTATAATGATCAACTTTATGTAGCAGGAAATTTTACTTCTGCAGGTGGTATTGATGCATTTCGTATTGCAAAATGGGACGGTAATTCCTGGAGCGCAGTTGGAAATGGAGCAACTGATAGTGTGGCAGCAATGACTGATTACGATGGAGAGCTTTATGTTGGTGGTTTGTTTTACTATGTTGATGGTGAATCGGTACTACATATTGCATATACTGATAGTATTGTCCCAGTTACGACTGCTACTCCAGCAGGTGGAACTTATGATGATTCTGTGTCAGTAACTTTGGCATCCGATGAGACAGCAACAACTTATTATACTATTGATGGGTCTACTCCAAGCACATCTTCTTTAGTTTATTCTGATCCAATTGTGATTTCTCAAGATACAACGCTTAAATTTTTTTCTGCAGATTCCTTTGGTAATGAAGAAGTTGTGAAAACAGAGAATTATGTTATAAATATAACACCAACTCCTACTCCAGAGCCGACTCCTACACCAACGCCAACAATATTATTTAATGAAAAAATAAATTTAAAGAATATTACATTAAATACTATTTATCGAAGCCCAATTGATAATGCTGATCTTTTATTTTATAGGTTGCCTAAACAAGGATCGATAAAAGATTTGTATATAAAATTGATTCGAAATAAAACAAAATATATTAATGGTTTTACAAAAAAGAATAGTCATCCAGGTTATTTAAAGTTGTTATCAAATATAGGTACAGTTGACAAAGCATATTACAATAAAGTTGATAAGCATATTAAATTTAGAATTTCAATTCGTTATTCAAAAAATAAATTAAACAAAGCAAATATCAAAGAAAAAGATTTGAGACTATTTATAAAAGATAGAGATAATAATTGGCGAGGACCATTTACGATATATCAAAATAGAACTACTCATATAATAAAATTTAAGATCAGAAATTATTTGGTTAAAATTCCAAATACAGCTACTTTGGCAAATGAAAATAGGACTTTTGCTCCATGTTTTTATTTTAAGACAATTGAAAAAATAAAATTTGTGATTGCGAAGAAAAATGCATTGTCTAAATTAAGCAAGCTTGAGACTGTAGAAGATAAAAATTTGATTTTTGAATAG